In Haladaptatus cibarius D43, the sequence ATCCTGCTCGGACTGGCGATTCTAACGGCGACGAATATCGCCTACGCGTTCGCCGGAAGCTACCTGTCGCTCGTCGCAATTCGGGCACTTCAGGGCGTTGGTGTCGCGTTCACGATACCGTGTACCATCGCGTTGGTCAACGAACTCGCCACGTCCGACAACCGTGGCGGAAACATGGGTATTTTCAACACCTTCCGACTGCTGGGATTCGGTCTCGGCCCGATTGCGGCGGGGTCTGTCGTCGATGGCGGCCCATACACCCTCGCAGGAATCCAACTGAGTGGTTTCGACGCCGCATTCTACTTTGCGGCAGTCGGCGCGTTCGTCAGCTATTTGCTCGTCACCCTGCTGGTGAGCGACCCGGAACAAACCCAAGCGAGTGCTGGCGAAGAGTTCGACCTCTCGCTCCGCGATTCGGAGGGTGGCCTCGACCCCGTGTTCACACTCGGTCTCACGACGCTGTTTTTGGCCATCAGCATCGCGCTGTTGGCGACCATCGAACCGACAATCAACGACCGATTGGATCAGGGAAAAACGTGGTTCGGTCTCCAGTTCGCGGCGTTCGTTCTCGCGCAGGTCGCGCTTCAGGCCCCGGTTGGCCGCGCCAGCGACCGATTCGGACGACGCCCGTTCATCATCGCCGGGATGGTGATTTTAGTTCCGGCAACGTTCGTGCAGGGATTCGTCGATACCTCCGTCCAAATGCTCGTTGCCCGCCTTTTGCAGGGTGTCGCAGGCGCGCTGGTGTTCGCGCCCGCGCTGGCACTCGCGGGCGACCTCGCACGGGAAGGTCAGTCCGGAACCCAACTGTCGATTTTGACGATGGCGTTCGGATTGGGAACCGCAATCGGCCCGCTGGCGTCCGGATTTTTGGTTCGATACGGCTTCGAAATGCCGTTCGAGTTCGGGGCGGCACTGGCCGCCCTCGGCGCGGTGCTGGTCTATACTCAGGTCGAAGAAACGGTGGCGGTCGGTGCTGACGGAGAGGCGGAAACCGATTCGCGGCCGACGCCGCAGGATTAATTTTTCTACTCGAAATCCGGTTCCCGGTCGTCCAAGAACGCCGCCATTCCCTCTCGCTGGTCGTGCGTACCGAACAGCGAACTCCAGAGGCGGCGCTCGTAGCGCAGGCCCGCGGATTGGGTTCCCTCGTGTGCCTGATTCAGCGCCTCTTTCGCGGCTTGAAGGGCGAAAGCCGGGCGTTCTGCGAGATCTGCCGCCATCTCCGCGACGTGGGAGTCGATTTGATCGTGGGCGACGATTTCGCCGACCAGTCCGATTTCGTGGGCATCCTGCGCGTCGATCCGCTCGCCGAAGAAGATGAGTCGGCGGGCCAGTTCGTCGCCGACCAGTCGGGTGAGTCGTTGGGTGCCACCCCACCCCGGAATGATGCCGAGGTCGATTTCGGTCTGGCCGATGACTGCGTCCTCGCTGGCGACGCGGAAATCGCAGGCCAGTGCAAATTCGCAACCGCCGCCGAAGGTGTAGCCGTTCATCGCCGCGATGACGGGGCCGGGGAACGCCTCCAGCATGTCCGCGATTTCGTGGCCCAGTTCGGCGTACTCCTGTGCCTCTGCCACTGAGAGGTCTTGCATGTGGCTGATGTCGGCCCCCGCGATGAACGCCTTCTCGCCAGCGCCCGTGAGGACGAGCACGCGGGCATTCTCTGATTCGGCCTCGGAAATCG encodes:
- a CDS encoding MFS transporter; amino-acid sequence: MFGTDRRVLALALARMADAVGNSFLIVVLPVYIASGTVSGSTFGLAEAMVTGIVLSLFGFLNSFTQPFAGRISDRTGKRKLFILLGLAILTATNIAYAFAGSYLSLVAIRALQGVGVAFTIPCTIALVNELATSDNRGGNMGIFNTFRLLGFGLGPIAAGSVVDGGPYTLAGIQLSGFDAAFYFAAVGAFVSYLLVTLLVSDPEQTQASAGEEFDLSLRDSEGGLDPVFTLGLTTLFLAISIALLATIEPTINDRLDQGKTWFGLQFAAFVLAQVALQAPVGRASDRFGRRPFIIAGMVILVPATFVQGFVDTSVQMLVARLLQGVAGALVFAPALALAGDLAREGQSGTQLSILTMAFGLGTAIGPLASGFLVRYGFEMPFEFGAALAALGAVLVYTQVEETVAVGADGEAETDSRPTPQD
- a CDS encoding enoyl-CoA hydratase/isomerase family protein, whose translation is MPEWDTVRLDFDDDVATLTVDRPDRLNALNVETLHALREAISEAESENARVLVLTGAGEKAFIAGADISHMQDLSVAEAQEYAELGHEIADMLEAFPGPVIAAMNGYTFGGGCEFALACDFRVASEDAVIGQTEIDLGIIPGWGGTQRLTRLVGDELARRLIFFGERIDAQDAHEIGLVGEIVAHDQIDSHVAEMAADLAERPAFALQAAKEALNQAHEGTQSAGLRYERRLWSSLFGTHDQREGMAAFLDDREPDFE